From a single Hymenobacter sp. YIM 151500-1 genomic region:
- a CDS encoding geranylgeranylglycerol-phosphate geranylgeranyltransferase, with amino-acid sequence MLLLVMTPTAAGSASAPLPADGPPEGVWRQLSRLVRLPNLLMMALCLVLVRACLLLPGASWPQVLPAEFGLLLLASLSVAAGGYIINDYYDVKIDAINRPGRLVVGRTVNRRHAMLAHVLLSGLGVVVSGALAPRLGLVHLGSALMLWGYSARFKRVALVGNVTIATLTGALVLLPELQARTGSEAVWVYALAAFLLTVVREIVKDVEDMRGDAAHDCRTLPLVWGVARTKWVAGFFLACLALLVAGAGLEAWRTGHRLLGGWLLGLVLAPLGGLAWQLARADRRRHFAALSTWCKVLMLAGLLSMLWAERG; translated from the coding sequence GTGTTGCTGCTTGTAATGACGCCCACTGCCGCCGGATCTGCTTCTGCCCCGCTGCCCGCCGACGGGCCACCGGAAGGGGTGTGGCGGCAGCTGAGCCGGCTGGTGCGCCTGCCCAACCTGCTTATGATGGCCTTGTGCCTGGTGCTGGTGCGGGCCTGCCTGCTGCTGCCTGGCGCGTCCTGGCCGCAGGTGCTACCCGCTGAGTTTGGCCTGCTCCTGCTGGCCTCCCTGAGCGTGGCCGCCGGCGGCTACATCATCAACGACTACTACGACGTGAAGATTGACGCCATCAACCGGCCCGGCCGGCTGGTGGTGGGGCGCACCGTCAACCGCCGCCACGCCATGCTGGCTCATGTGCTGCTCTCGGGGCTGGGCGTGGTGGTGAGCGGGGCCCTGGCTCCGCGCCTGGGCCTGGTGCACCTGGGCTCGGCCCTGATGCTGTGGGGCTACTCGGCGCGGTTTAAGCGGGTGGCCCTGGTGGGCAACGTCACCATTGCCACGCTCACGGGTGCCCTGGTGCTGCTGCCCGAGCTGCAAGCCCGGACCGGCTCGGAGGCCGTGTGGGTGTATGCTCTGGCGGCTTTTCTGCTTACCGTGGTGCGCGAGATTGTGAAAGACGTAGAGGACATGCGCGGCGACGCCGCCCACGACTGCCGTACCCTGCCCCTGGTGTGGGGCGTGGCTCGCACCAAGTGGGTGGCAGGGTTTTTCCTGGCATGCCTGGCCCTGCTGGTGGCGGGCGCCGGCCTGGAAGCCTGGCGCACGGGGCACCGGCTGCTGGGCGGCTGGCTGCTGGGGCTGGTGCTGGCCCCGCTGGGCGGCCTAGCCTGGCAGCTGGCCCGCGCCGACCGCCGCCGCCATTTTGCGGCGCTCAGCACTTGGTGCAAGGTGCTGATGCTGGCCGGGCTGCTTTCCATGCTATGGGCCGAAAGAGGGTAG
- a CDS encoding cold-shock protein, with protein MKTGTVKFFNESKGYGFITEDGTKEDFFVHVTGLNGGQIQQNDRVEFDTQEGRKGVNAVNVKKL; from the coding sequence ATGAAAACAGGAACCGTAAAATTCTTTAATGAGTCGAAGGGCTACGGCTTCATTACGGAAGACGGCACGAAGGAAGATTTCTTCGTCCATGTTACCGGTCTTAACGGGGGCCAGATCCAACAGAATGACCGCGTGGAGTTTGACACGCAGGAAGGCCGCAAAGGTGTTAATGCGGTAAATGTGAAGAAACTGTAA
- a CDS encoding KdsC family phosphatase produces MSATRILPDLAVISAFIFDVDGVLTDGTLLALNSGEQARAFHIRDGYAIRHALRQGYRVAVISGREEEGVRKRLESLDVRDIFLGVDDKMKIFNTYINTYRLDPAHIAYMGDDVPDVEVMRRCAVAACPADAAADVRAISNYAAALPGGHGAARELIEAVLRHQQKW; encoded by the coding sequence ATGAGTGCAACCCGTATCCTACCCGACCTGGCGGTCATTTCCGCCTTTATCTTCGACGTGGATGGCGTGCTGACCGATGGTACGCTGCTGGCCCTGAACTCGGGCGAGCAGGCGCGGGCCTTCCACATCCGCGACGGCTACGCCATCCGGCACGCCCTGCGCCAGGGCTACCGGGTGGCTGTTATCTCGGGCCGCGAGGAAGAAGGCGTACGCAAGCGGCTGGAGTCGCTCGACGTGCGCGACATTTTCCTGGGTGTCGATGACAAGATGAAAATCTTCAATACCTACATTAACACCTACCGCCTCGACCCCGCCCACATTGCCTACATGGGCGACGACGTGCCCGACGTGGAGGTAATGCGGCGCTGCGCCGTAGCGGCCTGCCCCGCCGACGCCGCCGCCGATGTGCGGGCCATCAGCAACTATGCCGCGGCCCTGCCCGGCGGGCACGGCGCCGCGCGCGAGCTGATTGAGGCCGTGCTCAGGCACCAGCAGAAATGGTAG
- the iscX gene encoding Fe-S cluster assembly protein IscX codes for MNHFEPPIHWGDHEDIAMALYEKFGDEFGENKIYRIRFTDLLEWVLSLPNFAGTREQANEGHLEQIQAKWVYEWRDNQ; via the coding sequence ATGAACCACTTCGAGCCCCCCATACACTGGGGCGACCATGAGGACATTGCCATGGCGCTCTACGAGAAGTTCGGCGACGAATTCGGCGAAAACAAGATTTACCGCATCCGCTTCACCGACTTGCTGGAGTGGGTGCTGAGCTTGCCCAACTTCGCCGGCACCCGCGAGCAGGCCAATGAGGGCCACCTGGAGCAGATTCAGGCCAAGTGGGTGTACGAGTGGCGCGATAACCAATAG
- a CDS encoding (2Fe-2S)-binding protein, producing the protein MKVVNITFKFQDGQPDQTHVAAQGESVLDVALNNDIQLQHNCGGVCGCSTCHVYVLAGEDDLPEISDKEEDFIDRAINPRINSRLGCQCVVQGNEDLVVLIPPQNFLGH; encoded by the coding sequence GTGAAAGTCGTCAACATCACCTTCAAGTTTCAGGACGGCCAGCCCGACCAGACCCACGTGGCCGCCCAGGGCGAATCGGTGCTGGATGTGGCCCTCAACAACGATATTCAGCTTCAGCACAACTGCGGCGGCGTGTGCGGCTGTAGCACCTGCCACGTCTACGTCCTGGCGGGGGAGGACGATTTGCCGGAAATTTCGGATAAGGAAGAAGACTTCATCGACCGGGCCATCAATCCGCGCATCAACTCCCGCCTGGGCTGCCAGTGCGTGGTGCAGGGCAACGAAGATCTGGTTGTGCTGATTCCGCCCCAGAACTTCCTCGGCCACTAA
- a CDS encoding Rossmann-like and DUF2520 domain-containing protein — protein MATSALHSVVLLGAGRVAQHLGPALVAAGCSVRHVWSRTAASAAALARQLPGATAGTDLTQLPPADLYLLLVPDAAVPVVLAAARFPAGAVVAHTAGALPLAAVAAVPQVRAGVLYPLQTFSPGRTINWHAVPLCLEAADAATYGQLRELARRLSADVRPVDTAQRLRLHVAAVFACNFINHLLGIGHALATEAGLPFELLHPLVMETVSKALAAPPFTVQTGPALRHDAPTLARHQEALAAHPGWQHLYNELTRSIQHIASGPLPNNEAGAQL, from the coding sequence ATGGCTACTTCTGCATTACACTCGGTGGTGCTGCTCGGGGCGGGGCGCGTGGCCCAGCACCTGGGGCCGGCGCTGGTGGCGGCGGGCTGCTCGGTGCGCCACGTCTGGAGCCGCACGGCCGCTTCGGCCGCGGCCCTGGCCCGGCAGCTGCCCGGCGCCACCGCCGGCACCGACCTAACCCAGCTGCCCCCGGCCGACCTCTACCTATTGCTGGTGCCCGATGCGGCCGTGCCCGTTGTGCTGGCCGCGGCCCGCTTTCCGGCCGGGGCGGTGGTGGCGCACACGGCCGGCGCCCTGCCCCTGGCGGCGGTGGCGGCCGTGCCCCAGGTGCGCGCCGGCGTGCTGTATCCGCTCCAGACCTTCAGCCCCGGCCGGACCATCAACTGGCACGCCGTGCCCCTGTGCCTGGAAGCCGCCGACGCCGCTACCTACGGCCAGCTGCGGGAGCTGGCCCGCCGCCTCAGCGCCGACGTACGCCCCGTGGATACCGCGCAGCGCTTGCGCCTGCACGTGGCCGCCGTGTTTGCCTGCAACTTCATCAACCACCTGCTGGGCATCGGGCACGCCCTGGCTACCGAGGCCGGCTTGCCCTTCGAGCTGCTGCACCCGCTGGTGATGGAAACCGTGAGCAAAGCCCTGGCCGCCCCGCCCTTCACCGTGCAAACCGGCCCGGCCCTGCGCCACGACGCCCCCACCCTGGCCCGGCACCAGGAGGCGCTGGCCGCCCATCCGGGCTGGCAGCACCTGTATAATGAGCTGACGCGCAGCATTCAGCATATTGCCAGCGGGCCGCTGCCAAACAATGAGGCCGGTGCCCAGCTTTGA
- a CDS encoding T9SS-dependent choice-of-anchor J family protein → MPNSYFSWPSLPLAGWALAALGLIALPAPAQHLSPQPAPAETQAPESVTGPTARRPQGTTAMPYTTALALNVAGTYTDLGTGGTVISTPNNDDANSQPQEIGFPFSYNGTTFSRFVLNTNGFIKLGEAAPAANALNVLLNTTDANVLAPASGVDLEGAADQAANPTEFRVATTGAAGSRVCTIQFKNLRDKPTGTGTTAIPAQMSTMQFQIRLYEGSNTIDFVYGTWTATANTPTGQPFRIGLKGNALSNGTTPTAADLAELSLVAKPSLSAWSTATFANTTVSGTQTFPASHFVRNTVLPDPGRTYRFRAVLPATDAAVATIHTLGKLAVPNSLPHTVVAAVTNRGTAALTNLPVTLTVSGANTFTSTKTITTLAAGATAAVTFDAYPATLALGTNNLSVSVPDDAESSNNTLTYTQQVTSNALAYVDDRQPMNPTGIGAADAMLAARYTVSQLSYLNEVKATFVANANNTGGFRIVIYDATGANNTPGNELYTSTVQNRTAAGGTITVPLPGVPVNGSFFIAIREAATNVFLGYQVENPLRVNTFYFQVPGGAWTALSSNNPLRLALDATLGVAPACPIPVAITIGNVQARSATITFTASANATSFTVLYGPAGFNPATEGARVTSATSPIPLAGLVGNTRYDVYVQANCGGTDKSILLGPFTFRTPCDVPQLVTTFPYRENFDNVLAGTPLCEATILNDNNDNRTWRVASTYTNNKQTIQLAESGPNALLYEYSTVAGANADDWYFTAPLSLKANMRYQLSFRYRTFSTLPERLEVKYGTGTTAAAQTNLLWQNDNITTQAYTSANATSTPAVALMAPTADGTYYVGFHVYSLADQFLLALDNVEITAAAVTGTSQALMRAVNFYPNPTAGQLTVDVRGASARGGLQVEVTNLLGQRVHTATVRDNAENTLNLSHLAGGMYTVKVLAGNEYMVRNVVLAK, encoded by the coding sequence ATGCCCAACTCCTACTTTTCCTGGCCCTCCCTGCCGCTGGCGGGCTGGGCGCTGGCGGCTCTCGGCCTGATTGCCCTGCCAGCACCGGCCCAGCATCTTTCTCCGCAACCTGCCCCAGCCGAAACGCAGGCGCCAGAGTCGGTTACCGGCCCCACGGCCCGGCGCCCCCAGGGTACCACGGCCATGCCCTACACCACCGCCCTGGCCCTGAACGTAGCCGGCACCTACACCGACCTAGGCACGGGCGGCACGGTCATCAGCACCCCCAACAACGACGACGCCAACTCCCAGCCCCAAGAAATCGGGTTTCCCTTTTCCTACAATGGCACCACGTTTTCGCGGTTTGTGCTGAACACCAACGGCTTCATCAAGCTGGGCGAAGCAGCCCCGGCCGCCAACGCGCTAAACGTGCTGCTCAACACCACCGACGCCAACGTGCTGGCGCCAGCCTCGGGTGTGGACCTGGAAGGCGCCGCCGACCAAGCCGCCAACCCGACGGAGTTTCGGGTGGCCACTACCGGCGCGGCGGGCAGCCGGGTGTGCACCATTCAGTTCAAGAACCTGCGCGACAAACCCACCGGAACGGGCACTACGGCCATTCCGGCGCAGATGAGCACCATGCAGTTCCAGATTCGGCTGTACGAAGGCTCCAATACCATTGACTTCGTGTACGGTACCTGGACCGCCACCGCCAATACGCCCACCGGGCAACCCTTCCGTATTGGCTTGAAAGGCAACGCCTTGAGCAACGGCACCACGCCCACGGCCGCCGACCTGGCCGAGCTGAGCCTAGTTGCCAAACCCAGCCTTTCTGCCTGGAGCACCGCCACGTTTGCCAACACCACCGTATCGGGCACGCAAACTTTTCCGGCTTCGCACTTTGTCCGCAACACGGTGCTGCCCGACCCCGGCCGCACGTACCGGTTCCGGGCGGTGCTGCCGGCCACCGATGCAGCCGTAGCCACTATTCACACCCTGGGCAAGCTGGCCGTGCCCAACTCCTTGCCGCACACGGTAGTGGCGGCCGTTACCAACCGCGGCACGGCGGCCCTGACCAACCTGCCCGTGACGCTCACCGTGTCGGGGGCCAACACCTTTACCAGCACCAAAACCATTACCACGCTAGCGGCCGGTGCCACGGCCGCCGTTACCTTCGATGCTTACCCGGCTACGCTGGCGCTGGGTACCAACAACTTGAGCGTGAGCGTGCCCGATGATGCCGAAAGCAGCAATAACACGCTGACCTACACCCAGCAGGTAACCAGCAACGCCCTGGCCTACGTGGACGACCGGCAGCCGATGAACCCTACAGGCATTGGGGCTGCCGATGCCATGCTGGCCGCCCGCTACACCGTGTCGCAGCTTTCGTACCTGAACGAGGTGAAAGCCACGTTTGTGGCTAATGCTAACAATACGGGCGGCTTCCGGATTGTAATTTATGATGCCACGGGAGCTAACAACACACCGGGCAACGAGCTGTACACCTCGACAGTGCAAAACCGCACGGCAGCGGGCGGCACCATTACCGTGCCTTTACCTGGCGTACCGGTGAATGGCTCATTTTTTATTGCCATTCGCGAAGCTGCTACCAACGTATTCCTCGGCTACCAGGTAGAGAATCCATTGCGCGTTAACACGTTTTACTTCCAGGTTCCGGGTGGGGCCTGGACGGCGCTCAGCTCAAACAACCCGCTGCGCCTAGCCCTGGATGCTACGCTGGGCGTTGCGCCGGCTTGCCCCATTCCGGTTGCCATAACCATTGGCAACGTACAGGCCCGCAGCGCCACCATCACCTTCACGGCTTCGGCCAACGCAACTTCTTTCACGGTATTATACGGCCCGGCGGGCTTCAATCCCGCCACCGAGGGCGCGCGCGTGACGAGTGCTACTTCGCCCATTCCGTTGGCCGGCCTCGTGGGCAACACGCGCTACGACGTATACGTGCAGGCGAACTGCGGCGGCACCGACAAAAGCATACTGCTGGGTCCTTTCACCTTCCGTACGCCCTGCGACGTGCCTCAGCTGGTGACAACTTTCCCGTACCGCGAGAATTTCGACAACGTGCTGGCCGGCACGCCGTTGTGCGAAGCTACCATCCTCAACGATAACAACGACAACCGGACCTGGCGCGTAGCGTCCACCTACACCAACAATAAGCAGACGATTCAGCTGGCCGAATCGGGCCCCAACGCCCTGCTGTACGAGTACAGCACCGTGGCCGGCGCCAACGCCGACGACTGGTATTTCACGGCGCCGCTCAGCCTGAAAGCCAACATGCGCTATCAGCTGTCGTTCCGCTACCGTACGTTCAGCACCCTGCCCGAGCGGCTGGAAGTGAAATACGGCACGGGCACCACGGCCGCTGCCCAAACCAACCTGCTGTGGCAAAACGATAACATTACCACCCAGGCCTACACCTCGGCTAATGCTACCAGCACCCCGGCCGTGGCCCTGATGGCACCCACTGCGGACGGCACTTACTACGTGGGCTTCCACGTGTACAGCCTTGCCGACCAGTTTCTGCTGGCCCTGGACAACGTGGAAATTACCGCTGCGGCCGTAACGGGCACTTCTCAGGCACTGATGCGGGCGGTGAACTTTTACCCCAACCCCACGGCGGGTCAGCTGACAGTGGACGTGCGCGGAGCCAGCGCCCGCGGCGGCTTGCAAGTGGAAGTAACCAACCTGCTCGGCCAGCGTGTGCACACCGCCACCGTCCGCGACAACGCCGAAAACACCCTGAATCTGTCTCACCTCGCCGGTGGCATGTACACCGTAAAAGTGCTGGCCGGCAACGAGTACATGGTGCGCAACGTGGTACTGGCGAAGTAG